The Nocardioides luti genome contains a region encoding:
- the carA gene encoding glutamine-hydrolyzing carbamoyl-phosphate synthase small subunit — MGATSPAILVLEDGRTFHGDAYGAEGETFGEAVFNTGMTGYQETLTDPSYHRQVVVMTAPHIGNTGVNDEDGESSRIWVAGYVVRDPARRPSNWRSQRSLDDELRAQGVVGISGIDTRALTRHLRERGAMRVGISSTETDAAALLARVREQAGMAGTELAAEVSTTEAYVVPAVGEKRFTVAALDLGIKAMTPQRMAERGIEVHVLPATASLDDVLAVRPDGLFFSNGPGDPAATVGQVELLQGALAEGLPYFGICFGNQLFGRALGLGTFKLVYGHRGINQPVLDRTTGKVEVTAHNHGFAVAWPEGRSLDDTVETPYGVASVSHVCLNDDVVEGLELRAPDGALRSFSVQYHPEAAAGPHDAAYLFDRFVELMGSRYERQGALLDQRSDGQGALLDQRSDGQGALLDQRSDGQGALLDQRGEGQGALLDQRGEGQGAPLDQRSED; from the coding sequence ATGGGCGCGACGAGCCCCGCGATCCTCGTCCTCGAGGACGGGCGCACCTTCCACGGCGACGCCTACGGCGCCGAGGGCGAGACCTTCGGCGAGGCCGTCTTCAACACCGGCATGACCGGCTACCAGGAGACGCTCACCGACCCGTCGTACCACCGCCAGGTGGTCGTCATGACGGCCCCGCACATCGGCAACACCGGCGTCAACGACGAGGACGGCGAGTCGTCGCGGATCTGGGTGGCCGGGTACGTCGTCCGCGACCCTGCCCGCCGCCCGTCCAACTGGCGCTCGCAGCGCAGCCTCGACGACGAGCTGCGCGCCCAGGGCGTCGTCGGGATCTCCGGCATCGACACCCGCGCGCTGACCCGCCACCTGCGCGAGCGCGGCGCGATGCGGGTCGGGATCTCCTCGACGGAGACCGACGCCGCCGCGCTGCTGGCGCGGGTGCGCGAGCAGGCCGGCATGGCCGGCACCGAGCTGGCCGCCGAGGTCTCGACGACCGAGGCCTACGTCGTGCCCGCGGTCGGCGAGAAGCGCTTCACGGTCGCGGCCCTCGACCTCGGGATCAAGGCGATGACGCCGCAGCGGATGGCCGAGCGGGGGATCGAGGTGCACGTGCTCCCCGCGACCGCCTCGCTCGACGACGTCCTCGCGGTGCGCCCCGACGGGCTCTTCTTCTCCAACGGCCCCGGCGACCCGGCGGCGACCGTCGGCCAGGTCGAGCTGCTGCAGGGCGCGCTCGCCGAGGGCCTGCCCTACTTCGGGATCTGCTTCGGCAACCAGCTCTTCGGCCGGGCCCTCGGGCTCGGCACCTTCAAGCTGGTCTACGGCCACCGCGGCATCAACCAGCCGGTGCTGGACCGCACCACCGGCAAGGTCGAGGTCACGGCCCACAACCACGGGTTCGCCGTCGCGTGGCCCGAGGGGCGCTCGCTCGACGACACGGTCGAGACGCCGTACGGCGTGGCGTCGGTGAGCCACGTCTGCCTCAACGACGACGTGGTCGAGGGGCTCGAGCTGCGCGCGCCGGACGGCGCGCTGCGGAGCTTCTCCGTGCAGTACCACCCCGAGGCCGCCGCCGGCCCGCACGACGCGGCGTACCTCTTCGACCGGTTCGTGGAGCTCATGGGGTCTCGATACGAGCGCCAGGGCGCTCTACTCGACCAACGAAGCGATGGTCAGGGCGCTCTACTCGACCAACGAAGCGATGGTCAGGGCGCTCTGCTCGACCAACGAAGCGATGGTCAGGGCGCTCTGCTCGACCAACGAGGCGAGGGTCAGGGCGCTCTGCTCGACCAACGAGGCGAGGGTCAGGGCGCCCCGCTCGACCAACGAAGCGAGGACTGA
- a CDS encoding aspartate carbamoyltransferase catalytic subunit yields MKRHLLSAADLTRDDAELVLKTAEELRSLADRPIKKLPALRGRTVVNLFFEDSTRTRISFEAAAKRLSADVINFSAKGSSLSKGESLKDTALTLEAMGADAVVVRHGASGAPHRLAHSGWVRSSVVNAGDGTHEHPTQALLDAFTMWRHLGSLDGRRVAIVGDVLHSRVARSNALLLRTLGAEVTLVAPPTLLPVGIEGWPVETSYDLDAVLPKADVVMMLRVQRERMNASFFPTAREYSRRYGLDGKRMRQLQDHTIVMHPGPMVRGMEITADVADSDRSVIVEQVTNGVAVRMAVLYLLLGGSEPSIGEAE; encoded by the coding sequence GTGAAGCGCCACCTGCTGAGCGCCGCGGACCTGACCCGCGACGACGCCGAGCTGGTCCTGAAGACCGCCGAGGAGCTGCGCTCCCTGGCCGACCGGCCGATCAAGAAGCTGCCCGCCCTGCGCGGCCGCACCGTGGTCAACCTCTTCTTCGAGGACTCGACCCGCACCCGGATCTCGTTCGAGGCCGCCGCCAAGCGGCTCTCGGCCGACGTCATCAACTTCTCGGCCAAGGGCTCCTCGCTCTCCAAGGGCGAGAGCCTCAAGGACACCGCCCTCACGCTCGAGGCGATGGGCGCCGACGCGGTCGTCGTGCGGCACGGTGCCAGCGGCGCCCCGCACCGGCTCGCGCACTCGGGCTGGGTCCGCTCCAGCGTCGTGAACGCCGGGGACGGCACCCACGAGCACCCCACCCAGGCGCTGCTCGACGCCTTCACGATGTGGCGGCACCTCGGCTCGCTGGACGGCCGCCGGGTCGCCATCGTCGGCGACGTCCTGCACAGCCGGGTGGCCCGCTCCAACGCGCTGCTTCTGCGCACGCTCGGCGCCGAGGTCACGCTCGTCGCGCCGCCGACGCTGCTCCCGGTCGGCATCGAGGGCTGGCCGGTCGAGACGTCGTACGACCTCGACGCGGTGCTCCCGAAGGCCGACGTCGTGATGATGCTGCGGGTCCAGCGCGAGCGGATGAACGCCTCGTTCTTCCCCACCGCGCGCGAGTACTCCCGCCGCTACGGCCTGGACGGCAAGCGGATGCGCCAGCTCCAGGACCACACGATCGTGATGCACCCCGGCCCGATGGTCCGCGGCATGGAGATCACGGCCGACGTGGCCGACTCCGACCGCTCCGTGATCGTCGAGCAGGTCACCAACGGCGTCGCCGTGCGGATGGCCGTCCTGTACCTCCTGCTCGGTGGGTCCGAGCCGTCGATCGGAGAAGCCGAGTGA
- a CDS encoding cytochrome b/b6 domain-containing protein, with the protein MSASRPSAAAPSTPRFSRAEREVHRAVAVLMFTCMATAAVLYNGSLALLVGHRHLVELVHVWSGLALPVPMLLGAASAAYRADVLRLERLTRDDWRWLRSRRRRDGSIPVDRFNAGQKLNAALVVGSVLVLLGTGVLMGWTGLVRLSWRSGATFVHDWFALGLGLLVAGHVWFAMRYGTGD; encoded by the coding sequence GTGAGCGCGTCCCGCCCGAGCGCCGCCGCACCGAGCACGCCCCGCTTCAGCCGGGCGGAGCGCGAGGTGCACCGCGCGGTGGCCGTCCTGATGTTCACCTGCATGGCCACCGCGGCCGTGCTCTACAACGGCTCCCTAGCGCTGCTCGTGGGGCACCGCCACCTCGTCGAGCTGGTCCACGTGTGGAGCGGCCTGGCCCTGCCCGTGCCGATGCTGCTGGGTGCGGCGTCGGCGGCCTACCGCGCCGACGTGCTGCGCCTCGAGCGCCTCACGCGCGACGACTGGCGGTGGCTGCGCAGCCGGCGGCGGCGCGACGGGAGCATTCCCGTCGACAGGTTCAACGCCGGCCAGAAGCTGAACGCCGCGCTGGTCGTGGGGTCGGTGCTCGTGCTGCTCGGCACCGGGGTGCTGATGGGCTGGACCGGCCTCGTGCGGCTGTCGTGGCGCTCCGGGGCGACCTTCGTGCACGACTGGTTCGCGCTCGGGCTCGGGCTGCTCGTCGCCGGCCACGTGTGGTTCGCGATGCGCTACGGGACCGGCGACTGA
- the carB gene encoding carbamoyl-phosphate synthase large subunit: MPKREDINSVLVIGSGPIIIGQACEFDYSGTQACRVLKAEGIRVILVNSNPATIMTDPEFADATYVEPITAEYVEKVIAKERPDALLATLGGQTALNTAMALDAAGVLEKYGVELIGASIEAIDRGENRQVFKKIVEELGGECSKSVICHTMEDCLGAADELGYPMVVRPSFTMGGTGSGMAYDETDLRRIAGAGLAASPTTEVLLEESIIGWKEYELEVMRDTADNVVIICSIENLDPMGVHTGDSITVAPAMTLTDREYQSMRDLAIGIIRSVGVDTGGCNIQYAVNPADGRLIVIEMNPRVSRSSALASKATGFPIAKIAAKVAIGYTLDEIPNDITMRADGSSTPAAFEPTLDYVVVKVPRFAFEKFPGADPTLTTHMKSVGEAMAIGRSFTESLQKALRSLESRSAVFDWSKEWVELDKEAILEEVKVPTDGRLKRVMDAIRAGATPEEVFDATKIDPWFVDQLFLINEVAAEVTAAPQLTPELLRRAKRHGFSDEQIGRIRGMSADVVRGVRHSLGVRPVYKTVDTCAAEFAAATPYHYSSYDDESEVLPRTKPAVIILGSGPNRIGQGIEFDYSCVHASLALSEAGYETIMVNCNPETVSTDYDTSDRLYFEPLTLEDVLEIVHAEEQAGPIAGVICQLGGQTPLGLAAGLKANGVQIVGTSPEAIDLAEERGAFGRVLAEAGLPAPKHGMATSFEDAKRIAAEIAYPVLVRPSYVLGGRGMEIVYDDAALEGYIERATEISPEHPVLVDRFIDDAVEIDVDAIFDGEELFLGGVMEHIEEAGIHSGDSSCALPPITLGAAEILRIREATERIARGVGVLGLLNIQFALGSDVLYVLEANPRASRTVPFVSKATATPLAKAAARVMLGESIASLRTAGVLPATGDGGTLPGDQPIAVKEAVMPFNRFRTADGQQVDTVLGPEMKSTGEVMGFDADFGTAFAKAQAAAFGPLPTTGRVFVSMANRDKRHMIFPIKVLSDHGFEILATQGTAEVLRRNGVRAEVVRKHFEGTGPEGQPTTVAMILAGEIDLVINTPHGSSGGGSARVDGYEIRTAAIMANIPCITTVQGLGAAVQGIEAMKRGEIGVRSLQDWARERGGSRVSS; encoded by the coding sequence ATGCCCAAGCGCGAGGACATCAACAGCGTCCTGGTGATCGGCTCCGGGCCGATCATCATCGGCCAGGCCTGCGAGTTCGACTACTCCGGCACCCAGGCGTGCCGGGTCCTGAAGGCCGAGGGCATCCGGGTGATCCTGGTGAACTCCAACCCGGCCACGATCATGACCGACCCCGAGTTCGCGGACGCGACCTACGTCGAGCCGATCACCGCGGAGTACGTCGAGAAGGTGATCGCCAAGGAGCGCCCCGACGCGCTGCTGGCGACGCTCGGCGGCCAGACCGCCCTCAACACCGCGATGGCGCTGGACGCCGCCGGCGTGCTGGAGAAGTACGGCGTCGAGCTGATCGGTGCCTCGATCGAGGCGATCGACCGCGGCGAGAACCGCCAGGTCTTCAAGAAGATCGTCGAGGAGCTCGGCGGCGAGTGCTCCAAGTCGGTCATCTGCCACACGATGGAGGACTGCCTCGGCGCGGCCGACGAGCTCGGCTACCCGATGGTGGTGCGGCCGTCGTTCACGATGGGCGGCACCGGCTCCGGCATGGCCTACGACGAGACCGACCTGCGCCGCATCGCCGGCGCCGGCCTGGCCGCCAGCCCGACCACCGAGGTGCTCCTCGAGGAGTCGATCATCGGCTGGAAGGAGTACGAGCTCGAGGTCATGCGCGACACCGCCGACAACGTGGTGATCATCTGCTCGATCGAGAACCTCGACCCGATGGGCGTGCACACCGGCGACTCGATCACGGTGGCGCCCGCGATGACGCTCACCGACCGGGAGTACCAGTCGATGCGCGACCTCGCCATCGGCATCATCCGCTCGGTCGGCGTCGACACCGGCGGCTGCAACATCCAGTACGCCGTCAACCCGGCCGACGGCCGGCTGATCGTGATCGAGATGAACCCGCGCGTCTCGCGGTCCTCGGCGCTCGCGTCGAAGGCCACCGGCTTCCCGATCGCCAAGATCGCCGCCAAGGTCGCGATCGGCTACACGCTCGACGAGATCCCCAACGACATCACGATGCGCGCCGACGGCTCCAGCACCCCGGCGGCCTTCGAGCCCACCCTCGACTACGTCGTGGTGAAGGTGCCGCGCTTCGCGTTCGAGAAGTTCCCCGGCGCCGATCCCACGCTCACGACGCACATGAAGTCGGTCGGCGAGGCGATGGCGATCGGCCGCAGCTTCACCGAGTCCCTGCAGAAGGCCCTGCGCTCCCTCGAGAGCCGCAGCGCGGTCTTCGACTGGAGCAAGGAGTGGGTCGAGCTCGACAAGGAGGCGATCCTCGAGGAGGTCAAGGTCCCGACCGACGGCCGACTCAAGCGGGTGATGGACGCGATCCGGGCCGGTGCGACCCCCGAGGAGGTCTTCGACGCCACGAAGATCGACCCGTGGTTCGTCGACCAGCTCTTCCTGATCAACGAGGTCGCCGCCGAGGTCACCGCCGCCCCGCAGCTCACCCCCGAGCTGCTGCGCCGCGCCAAGCGGCACGGCTTCTCCGACGAGCAGATCGGGCGGATCCGCGGCATGAGCGCCGACGTGGTCCGCGGCGTGCGGCACTCGCTCGGCGTGCGCCCGGTCTACAAGACCGTCGACACCTGCGCCGCCGAGTTCGCGGCGGCGACGCCGTACCACTACTCGTCGTACGACGACGAGAGCGAGGTGCTGCCCCGCACCAAGCCCGCCGTGATCATCCTGGGCTCGGGCCCGAACCGGATCGGCCAGGGCATCGAGTTCGACTACTCCTGCGTGCACGCGTCGCTGGCGCTCAGCGAGGCCGGCTACGAGACGATCATGGTCAACTGCAACCCGGAGACCGTGTCGACCGACTACGACACCTCCGACCGCCTCTACTTCGAGCCGCTGACGCTCGAGGACGTGCTCGAGATCGTGCACGCCGAGGAGCAGGCCGGCCCGATCGCCGGCGTCATCTGCCAGCTCGGCGGCCAGACGCCGCTCGGCCTCGCGGCCGGGCTCAAGGCGAACGGCGTCCAGATCGTCGGCACCTCGCCCGAGGCCATCGACCTGGCGGAGGAGCGCGGGGCCTTCGGCCGGGTGCTCGCCGAGGCCGGGCTGCCCGCGCCCAAGCACGGCATGGCGACCAGCTTCGAGGACGCCAAGCGGATCGCGGCCGAGATCGCCTACCCGGTGCTGGTGCGCCCGTCGTACGTCCTGGGCGGCCGCGGCATGGAGATCGTCTACGACGACGCGGCGCTCGAGGGCTACATCGAGCGCGCGACCGAGATCAGCCCGGAGCACCCGGTGCTGGTCGACCGCTTCATCGACGACGCGGTCGAGATCGACGTCGACGCGATCTTCGACGGCGAGGAGCTGTTCCTGGGCGGCGTGATGGAGCACATCGAGGAGGCCGGGATCCACTCCGGCGACTCCTCGTGCGCCCTGCCGCCGATCACCCTCGGTGCGGCCGAGATCCTGCGGATCCGCGAGGCGACCGAGCGGATCGCCCGCGGGGTCGGGGTGCTCGGGCTGCTGAACATCCAGTTCGCGCTGGGCTCCGACGTGCTCTACGTCCTCGAGGCCAACCCGCGCGCCAGCCGGACGGTGCCGTTCGTCTCCAAGGCGACGGCCACGCCGCTCGCGAAGGCGGCCGCCCGGGTGATGCTGGGGGAGTCGATCGCCTCGCTGCGGACCGCGGGCGTGCTGCCGGCGACCGGCGACGGCGGGACGCTGCCCGGCGACCAGCCGATCGCGGTCAAGGAGGCGGTGATGCCGTTCAACCGGTTCCGCACCGCCGACGGCCAGCAGGTCGACACCGTGCTCGGCCCGGAGATGAAGTCGACCGGCGAGGTGATGGGCTTCGACGCCGACTTCGGCACCGCCTTCGCCAAGGCGCAGGCCGCGGCGTTCGGCCCGCTGCCGACCACCGGCCGGGTCTTCGTGTCGATGGCCAACCGGGACAAGCGGCACATGATCTTCCCGATCAAGGTGCTCTCCGACCACGGCTTCGAGATCCTCGCGACGCAGGGCACCGCCGAGGTGCTGCGCCGCAACGGAGTGCGGGCCGAGGTCGTGCGCAAGCACTTCGAGGGCACCGGCCCGGAGGGCCAGCCCACCACCGTGGCGATGATCCTGGCCGGCGAGATCGACCTGGTCATCAACACCCCGCACGGCTCGTCCGGCGGGGGCTCGGCCCGCGTCGACGGCTACGAGATCCGCACGGCCGCGATCATGGCGAACATCCCCTGCATCACCACCGTGCAGGGGCTGGGCGCCGCGGTCCAGGGCATCGAGGCCATGAAGCGCGGCGAGATCGGCGTCCGCAGCCTGCAGGACTGGGCCCGGGAGCGCGGCGGGTCCCGGGTGTCGTCGTGA
- a CDS encoding TetR/AcrR family transcriptional regulator, with translation MTEPVKQRRPYRSAVRDERARETRRRILDAAAARFLELGYARAPIRRIAEDAAVSEDLVFHLFKSKRGLLKEVMDVGIGGDDADVALLERPEPLLVRDEVDQRRQIEVFAAGVGAQLERVRPLDDMLRSAAVVDDELAGLRADLQLRQRREAMTTITRWIAARGPLRQEVDEAAALVWTLTSPEVHHMLTDGWGWAPEQYVAWLRTNLEAALLG, from the coding sequence ATGACCGAGCCTGTCAAGCAACGCCGCCCCTACCGCTCCGCCGTGCGCGACGAGCGGGCCCGGGAGACGCGCCGACGCATCCTCGACGCGGCGGCCGCCCGCTTCCTCGAGCTCGGCTACGCCCGGGCGCCGATCCGCCGGATCGCCGAGGACGCCGCGGTCAGCGAGGACCTGGTCTTCCACCTCTTCAAGAGCAAGCGGGGGCTGCTCAAGGAGGTCATGGACGTCGGGATCGGCGGCGACGACGCCGACGTCGCCCTGCTCGAGCGGCCCGAGCCGCTGCTGGTGCGCGACGAGGTGGACCAGCGTCGCCAGATCGAGGTCTTCGCCGCCGGCGTCGGCGCCCAGCTCGAGCGGGTGCGCCCGCTCGACGACATGCTGCGCAGCGCCGCCGTCGTCGACGACGAGCTCGCCGGGCTTCGCGCCGACCTGCAGCTGCGCCAGCGCCGCGAGGCGATGACGACCATCACCCGCTGGATCGCGGCGCGCGGCCCGTTGCGCCAGGAGGTCGACGAGGCGGCGGCCCTGGTCTGGACGCTCACCAGCCCCGAGGTGCACCACATGCTCACCGACGGCTGGGGCTGGGCGCCCGAGCAGTACGTCGCCTGGTTGCGCACCAACCTCGAGGCCGCGCTCCTCGGGTGA
- the pyrR gene encoding bifunctional pyr operon transcriptional regulator/uracil phosphoribosyltransferase PyrR yields MSAPQETPADPSGPGSPETGRTVLDARDITRALTRISHEILERNKGAQDLVLLGIPSRGVPLAERIAERIASVEGYDVPVGSLDVTMYRDDLRLKPARALLPTQIPAGGIDGRTVVLVDDVLFSGRTIRAALDALNDLGRPTAVRLAVLVDRGHRELPIRADFVGKNLPTSLVERVRVTMAGIDDVDAVTIHERSDR; encoded by the coding sequence ATGTCCGCGCCCCAGGAAACCCCCGCCGATCCCTCGGGACCCGGCAGCCCCGAGACCGGTCGCACCGTGCTCGACGCCCGTGACATCACCCGGGCCCTCACCCGCATCTCGCACGAGATCCTCGAGCGCAACAAGGGCGCCCAGGACCTCGTGCTGCTCGGCATCCCCAGCCGGGGCGTGCCGCTGGCCGAGCGGATCGCCGAGCGGATCGCCTCCGTCGAGGGGTACGACGTCCCCGTCGGCTCGCTCGACGTGACGATGTACCGCGACGACCTCCGCCTCAAGCCGGCGCGGGCCCTGCTGCCGACCCAGATCCCGGCGGGCGGCATCGACGGCAGGACGGTCGTCCTGGTCGACGACGTCCTCTTCTCCGGCCGCACCATCCGGGCGGCCCTGGACGCGCTCAACGACCTGGGCCGGCCCACCGCCGTACGCCTCGCGGTGCTGGTCGACCGCGGCCACCGCGAGCTGCCGATCCGCGCCGACTTCGTCGGCAAGAACCTCCCCACCTCGCTCGTCGAGCGGGTGCGGGTGACCATGGCCGGGATCGACGACGTCGACGCGGTCACCATCCACGAGCGGAGCGACCGGTGA
- a CDS encoding class I SAM-dependent methyltransferase, with protein MSTGYALAYRLGVTPWEKAGAGADAAFQALLDREEADRVRPWGRALDLGCGTGAHTRQLEARGWDALGVDNVRQAVDTAVRRGGPDSRFVIGDVAHLKGCGVGADFSLFLDVGCFHGLKDAQRLAMGRGVTSIAAPHATLLMLAFTPHRNKLLPRGADTAAVTTAYPDWDVLSVDDADTSGMPAPLRKHTPRWFRLRLR; from the coding sequence ATGAGCACCGGATACGCCCTCGCCTACCGCCTCGGAGTCACCCCCTGGGAGAAGGCCGGAGCCGGTGCGGACGCGGCCTTCCAGGCGCTGCTCGACCGCGAGGAGGCGGACCGGGTGCGGCCGTGGGGCCGGGCCCTCGACCTCGGCTGCGGCACCGGCGCGCACACCCGCCAGCTCGAGGCCCGCGGCTGGGACGCGCTCGGCGTCGACAACGTGCGCCAGGCCGTCGACACCGCCGTACGCCGGGGCGGACCCGACAGCCGCTTCGTCATCGGCGACGTGGCGCACCTCAAGGGCTGCGGCGTGGGTGCCGACTTCTCGCTCTTCCTCGACGTCGGCTGCTTCCACGGCCTCAAGGACGCCCAGCGGCTCGCGATGGGCCGTGGCGTCACCTCGATCGCGGCCCCGCACGCGACGCTGCTGATGCTGGCCTTCACCCCGCACCGCAACAAGCTCCTCCCCCGCGGCGCGGACACCGCCGCCGTCACGACGGCCTACCCGGACTGGGACGTGCTGAGCGTCGACGACGCGGACACGTCGGGGATGCCCGCACCGCTGCGCAAGCACACCCCGCGCTGGTTCCGGCTCCGCCTGCGCTGA
- a CDS encoding molybdopterin-dependent oxidoreductase, with the protein MPTPPDPPGEGPRGAPVGRRVVLGLLGLGAAGVLGGRTVPDALSRALAPVQLHDPTGLTSLVPLGDAFRYYSVTGGVTPRDASTYELAVTGLVEHPTTYSLADLRALPQVDHTWDFQCVTGWRVPDVPWSGVPLSVLLDAAAPTSEAVAIRFRSFDGTYTENMTLEQARRSDVLVALGMYGAPVTHAHGGPVRVYAASLYGYKSTKWLSGIELTDTNVPGYWERRGYSLDGTIET; encoded by the coding sequence ATGCCGACCCCGCCTGACCCTCCGGGTGAGGGCCCCCGCGGCGCACCGGTCGGCCGACGCGTCGTGCTCGGCCTGCTCGGTCTCGGCGCGGCCGGCGTGCTCGGCGGCCGCACCGTGCCCGACGCCCTGAGCCGGGCGCTGGCGCCGGTCCAGCTGCACGACCCCACCGGGCTCACGTCGCTGGTCCCGCTGGGCGACGCGTTCCGCTACTACTCCGTCACCGGCGGCGTCACGCCGCGCGACGCGTCGACCTACGAGCTCGCCGTCACCGGCCTGGTCGAGCACCCGACGACGTACTCGCTCGCCGACCTGCGGGCGCTGCCGCAGGTCGACCACACCTGGGACTTCCAGTGCGTCACCGGCTGGCGGGTGCCGGACGTGCCGTGGAGCGGCGTGCCGCTGTCGGTGCTGCTCGACGCGGCGGCCCCGACGTCGGAGGCCGTCGCGATCAGGTTCCGCTCCTTCGACGGCACCTACACCGAGAACATGACGCTGGAGCAGGCCCGTCGCTCCGACGTCCTCGTCGCGCTGGGGATGTACGGCGCCCCCGTGACGCACGCGCACGGCGGCCCGGTCCGGGTCTACGCCGCCTCGCTCTACGGCTACAAGAGCACCAAGTGGCTGTCCGGCATCGAGCTGACCGACACCAACGTGCCCGGCTACTGGGAGCGCCGCGGCTACTCCCTCGACGGGACGATCGAGACGTGA
- a CDS encoding dihydroorotase: protein MTSYLIQNVAILGGEPTDLLLADGVVAEIGSGLEAAGAEVVDATGLVALPGLVDLHTHLREPGREDAETVDSGTQAAALGGFTAVHAMANTEPVADTAGVVEQVWRLGREAGHCDVYPVGAVTVGLQGERLAELGAMADSAARVRVFSDDGKCVSDAVLMRRALEYVKAFDGVIAQHAQEPRLTEGAQMNEGELSGRLGLTGWPAVAEEAIIARDCLLAAHVGSRLHVCHVSTAGSVEIVRDAKARAKREGGWEITAEACPHHLLLTDELAATYDPIYKVNPPLRSQADVEALRAGLADGTIDIVATDHAPHPHEDKDCEWAAAAFGMLGLETALSIVQETMVDTGLLDWAGVAERLSYAPARIGRVTDHGRPIEVGAPANVVLYDPSVRRTVEASESASLSRNTPYAGRELPGRVVATFLRGTATVLDGKLA from the coding sequence GTGACCAGCTACCTCATCCAGAACGTCGCGATCCTGGGCGGTGAGCCGACCGACCTGCTGCTCGCCGACGGGGTCGTCGCCGAGATCGGCAGCGGTCTCGAGGCCGCGGGTGCCGAGGTCGTCGACGCGACCGGACTGGTCGCCCTGCCCGGCCTGGTGGACCTGCACACCCACCTGCGCGAGCCGGGCCGCGAGGACGCCGAGACCGTCGACAGCGGCACCCAGGCGGCGGCGCTGGGCGGCTTCACCGCCGTGCACGCGATGGCCAACACCGAGCCGGTGGCCGACACCGCCGGCGTCGTCGAGCAGGTCTGGCGGCTCGGCCGCGAGGCCGGCCACTGCGACGTCTACCCCGTCGGTGCCGTCACGGTCGGCCTGCAGGGCGAGCGGCTCGCCGAGCTCGGTGCGATGGCCGACTCGGCCGCGCGCGTCCGGGTCTTCTCCGACGACGGCAAGTGCGTGAGCGACGCGGTGCTGATGCGCCGGGCGCTGGAGTACGTCAAGGCCTTCGACGGCGTCATCGCCCAGCACGCCCAGGAGCCGCGGCTCACCGAGGGCGCCCAGATGAACGAGGGCGAGCTGTCCGGCCGCCTCGGGCTGACCGGCTGGCCGGCCGTCGCCGAGGAGGCGATCATCGCCCGTGACTGCCTGCTCGCCGCGCACGTCGGCTCGCGGCTGCACGTCTGCCACGTCTCGACCGCCGGGTCGGTGGAGATCGTCCGCGACGCCAAGGCGCGGGCGAAGCGCGAGGGCGGCTGGGAGATCACCGCCGAGGCCTGCCCCCACCACCTGCTGCTGACCGACGAGCTGGCCGCGACCTACGACCCGATCTACAAGGTCAACCCGCCGCTGCGCTCCCAGGCCGACGTCGAGGCGCTGCGCGCCGGGCTGGCCGACGGCACCATCGACATCGTCGCGACCGACCACGCGCCGCACCCGCACGAGGACAAGGACTGCGAGTGGGCCGCGGCTGCCTTCGGCATGCTCGGCCTCGAGACCGCGCTGTCGATCGTGCAGGAGACGATGGTCGACACCGGCCTGCTCGACTGGGCCGGGGTCGCCGAGCGGCTCTCCTACGCCCCCGCCCGGATCGGCCGGGTCACCGACCACGGCCGCCCGATCGAGGTCGGCGCCCCCGCCAACGTCGTGCTCTACGACCCGAGCGTCCGCCGCACCGTCGAGGCGTCCGAGAGCGCCTCGCTCTCGCGCAACACGCCGTACGCCGGCCGCGAGCTGCCCGGGCGCGTGGTCGCGACCTTCCTCCGCGGCACCGCGACCGTGCTCGACGGGAAGCTGGCCTGA